The genomic interval AAGATTATTGAACTTCAAGTTCGACACGCCCGGATAATATCGGGGCATGGGTCATGCTTAAATATATGAGTTGCCTGTTTTAGGCTCGCATGTTTTTATGCTTAATATTTTAAATAGCGAGCGTGGCAGCGGTAAGTGCCGCTAGCTACGCACTGATGGGGATTCGTCCATGAGGCGAAGTGCCGGATAGTGCTCTGAACAGGTTGGAAATGTATCGATCGCAAGAAAGGGCGGACGGCGAATGGCGGGACAGAAAATCCGCATCAGGCTAAAGTCCTATGACCATGAGGTCATCGACCAGTCGGCAAAGAAGATTGTCGAAACGGTCACGAACGCAGGCGCAACTGTAGTTGGCCCAGTTCCACTTCCTACCGAGAAGAACGTGTTTGTTGTTATTCGTTCTCCTCACAAGTACAAGGATTCTCGCGAACACTTCGAGATGCGCACACATAAGCGCCTTATTGACATCGTAGATCCAACTCCAAAGGCAGTTGATTCTTTGATGCGTCTCGATTTGCCAGCAGACGTAAACATTGAGATCAAGCTGTAGGGAGGGGAGAAATGGTATCTAAGAACAATCGCCAGGCATTGTTGGGTAAGAAGCTCGGCATGTCTCAGGTTTGGGATGAGAACGGTTTCTTCGTTCCAGTAACTTTGGTGGAAGTTGACACCAACGTTGTAACAGCAGTGAAGAACGAGGAATCTGATGGCTACAAGGCTGTTCAGATTGCATTCGGCGCAATTGACCCTACTAAGGTAACCAAGCCATTGGCTGGTCACTTTGCTAAGGCAGGTGTTACTCCACGTCGTCACCTCGTAGAGTTCCGCACTGATGACGTAGAAAACTACGAGCCAGGTCAGGAACTTACCGCAGAAA from Alloscardovia omnicolens carries:
- the rpsJ gene encoding 30S ribosomal protein S10; translated protein: MAGQKIRIRLKSYDHEVIDQSAKKIVETVTNAGATVVGPVPLPTEKNVFVVIRSPHKYKDSREHFEMRTHKRLIDIVDPTPKAVDSLMRLDLPADVNIEIKL